The following are encoded in a window of Nocardioides houyundeii genomic DNA:
- a CDS encoding response regulator transcription factor has protein sequence MTRVLVVEDEESYSDALAYMLRKEGYEVEIAATGTEALTAFARRGADIVLLDLMLPGVPGTEVCRQIRATSTVPVIMVSAKDDEIDKVVGLELGADDYVTKPYSPRELVARIRAVLRRGHDVDASPDTLEAGPVRMDVERHVVTVDGTEQRLPLKEFELLEMFLRNSGRVLTRGQLIDRVWGSDYVGDTKTLDVHVKRLRAKLEPDPSEPKYLVTVRGLGYKLDL, from the coding sequence ATGACCCGTGTGCTCGTCGTCGAGGACGAAGAGAGCTACTCCGACGCCCTGGCCTACATGCTCCGCAAGGAGGGCTACGAGGTCGAGATCGCCGCCACCGGGACCGAGGCGCTCACCGCCTTCGCGCGGCGCGGTGCCGACATCGTGCTGCTCGACCTGATGCTGCCCGGTGTCCCGGGCACCGAGGTGTGCCGCCAGATCCGCGCCACCTCCACGGTGCCGGTGATCATGGTCTCGGCCAAGGACGACGAGATCGACAAGGTGGTGGGCCTGGAGCTGGGTGCCGACGACTACGTCACCAAGCCCTACTCCCCGCGCGAGCTGGTGGCGCGGATCCGCGCCGTGCTCCGGCGCGGCCACGACGTGGACGCCTCGCCGGACACCCTGGAGGCCGGCCCGGTGCGGATGGACGTGGAGCGTCACGTGGTCACCGTCGACGGGACCGAGCAGCGGCTCCCCCTCAAGGAGTTCGAGCTGCTGGAGATGTTCCTGCGCAACTCCGGCCGGGTGCTCACCCGGGGCCAGCTGATCGACCGGGTCTGGGGCTCGGACTACGTGGGCGACACCAAGACCCTCGACGTTCACGTCAAGCGCCTGCGGGCGAAGCTGGAGCCCGATCCCTCGGAGCCCAAGTACCTGGTGACCGTGCGGGGGCTGGGCTACAAGCTCGACCTGTGA
- a CDS encoding sensor histidine kinase, producing MDPTTQAVLAAVLGCAVGIVGVLAWHLSEHQRRQESTPVEPLLPAGVAAVLSVLRSSAVVLDEHDKVLKASAPAYAVGLVRGQELLVDELATMVRQVRRDGQIRETELTLTRELTAPRTLTARVAPLGSRLVLALVEDRTRERRVEAVRRDFVANVSHELKTPVGAIRLLAEAVDEASDDPEAVRRFARRMSVESDRLTQLVQQVIELSRLQSADPVNEDVQVDVDEVVAVAVDTSITDATAREISLVTRGETGLAVHGDHGQITAAVTNLVANAVAYSGAGSSVVLTVAGDERTVEISVIDHGIGIPPAELDRIFERFYRVDPARHRSTGGTGLGLSIVKHVAATHGGDVKVWSVEGQGSTFTLTLPRALPAEPRPLPSDDGFDQEGIR from the coding sequence GTGGACCCGACGACCCAGGCCGTGCTGGCCGCAGTGCTGGGCTGCGCCGTCGGCATCGTGGGCGTCCTGGCCTGGCACCTGAGCGAGCACCAGCGGCGCCAGGAGTCGACCCCGGTCGAGCCGCTGCTGCCCGCCGGCGTCGCGGCGGTCCTGTCGGTGCTGCGCAGCAGCGCGGTCGTGCTGGACGAGCACGACAAGGTCCTCAAGGCCTCCGCCCCGGCGTACGCCGTGGGGCTGGTCCGGGGCCAGGAGCTGCTCGTCGACGAGCTGGCCACCATGGTCCGGCAGGTACGCCGGGACGGGCAGATCCGCGAGACCGAGCTGACCCTGACCCGGGAGCTGACCGCCCCGCGGACGCTAACCGCCCGGGTCGCCCCGCTGGGCTCCCGGCTGGTGCTGGCCCTGGTCGAGGACCGCACCCGGGAGCGCCGGGTCGAGGCGGTGCGCCGGGACTTCGTGGCCAACGTCAGCCACGAGCTCAAGACCCCCGTGGGCGCCATCCGGTTGCTGGCCGAGGCCGTGGACGAGGCCTCCGACGACCCCGAGGCGGTACGCCGCTTCGCCCGCCGGATGAGCGTGGAGAGCGACCGGCTCACCCAGCTGGTCCAGCAGGTCATCGAGCTGTCCCGGCTGCAGTCGGCCGACCCGGTGAACGAGGACGTGCAGGTCGACGTGGACGAGGTGGTCGCCGTCGCGGTGGACACCAGCATCACCGACGCCACCGCCCGCGAGATCAGCCTGGTGACCCGCGGCGAGACCGGCCTGGCGGTGCACGGCGACCACGGCCAGATCACCGCGGCCGTCACCAACCTGGTCGCCAACGCGGTGGCCTACTCCGGCGCGGGCTCCTCGGTGGTGCTCACCGTGGCCGGCGACGAGCGCACCGTCGAGATCTCGGTGATCGACCACGGCATCGGCATCCCGCCCGCCGAGCTGGACCGGATCTTCGAGCGCTTCTACCGGGTCGACCCCGCCCGGCACCGCTCCACCGGCGGCACCGGCCTGGGGCTCTCCATCGTCAAGCACGTCGCCGCCACGCACGGTGGCGACGTCAAGGTCTGGTCCGTCGAGGGCCAGGGCTCCACGTTCACCCTCACCCTGCCCCGGGCCCTGCCCGCGGAGCCGCGACCCCTCCCGTCCGACGACGGGTTCGACCAGGAAGGCATCCGATGA
- the phoU gene encoding phosphate signaling complex protein PhoU — MREAFHDELDSVFDDLVDLSSKVQVAVQDATAALLGGDAVLAERVIAADREIDLGRERVEDKAFALLSLQAPVAGDLRLVVAALRMVTELERMGDLSVHVAKIARLRAPQIAVPEQVRPTVNRMAEVAADMVGQVVQIIAERDVEAAHALARDDEEMDLLRRTSFAMLLSDDWAYGVGAAVDLALLGRYYERIADHAVSVGTRVVFVVTGQPVLG, encoded by the coding sequence ATGCGCGAAGCCTTCCATGACGAGCTCGACTCCGTTTTCGACGATCTCGTCGACCTCAGCAGCAAGGTGCAGGTGGCCGTCCAGGACGCCACGGCCGCCCTGCTCGGAGGCGACGCGGTGCTTGCGGAGCGCGTGATCGCCGCGGACCGGGAGATCGACCTGGGTCGGGAGCGGGTGGAGGACAAGGCCTTCGCGCTGCTCTCCCTGCAGGCGCCGGTGGCCGGCGACCTGCGCCTGGTGGTGGCGGCGCTGCGGATGGTCACCGAGCTGGAGCGGATGGGCGACCTGTCGGTGCACGTGGCCAAGATCGCGCGCTTGCGGGCTCCCCAGATCGCCGTCCCGGAGCAGGTGCGGCCCACGGTCAACCGGATGGCCGAGGTGGCCGCGGACATGGTCGGGCAGGTCGTGCAGATCATCGCCGAGCGGGACGTCGAGGCGGCCCACGCGCTGGCCCGCGACGACGAGGAGATGGACCTGCTGCGTCGTACCAGCTTCGCCATGCTGCTCTCCGACGACTGGGCCTACGGTGTCGGGGCCGCGGTGGACCTGGCACTGCTGGGGCGCTACTACGAGCGCATCGCCGACCACGCGGTGTCGGTGGGGACCCGCGTGGTGTTCGTGGTGACCGGCCAGCCGGTGCTCGGCTGA
- a CDS encoding phosphoglyceromutase, whose product MTYTLVLLRHGESDWNAKNLFTGWVDVALTDKGRAEAVRGGELLVESGVLPDVVHTSLQRRAINTACLALDAADRHWIPVKRSWRLNERHYGALQGKDKKQTLAEYGEEQFMLWRRSFDTPPPPLDDADPYSQSGDPRYADLGEELPRTECLKDVIARFLPYWDGEIVPDLKAGRTVLVAAHGNSLRALIKHLDQISDEDIAGLNVPTGMPLVYELDEDLRPITPGGRYLDPQAAAAAAAAVANQGR is encoded by the coding sequence ATGACCTACACCCTGGTCCTGCTGCGTCACGGCGAGAGCGACTGGAACGCCAAGAACCTGTTCACCGGCTGGGTCGACGTGGCCCTGACGGACAAGGGCCGCGCCGAGGCTGTCCGGGGCGGTGAGCTGCTCGTCGAGTCCGGCGTACTGCCCGACGTGGTGCACACCTCGCTGCAGCGCCGCGCCATCAACACCGCCTGCCTGGCTCTCGACGCCGCGGACCGTCACTGGATCCCGGTCAAGCGGTCCTGGCGCCTCAACGAGCGGCACTACGGAGCACTGCAGGGCAAGGACAAGAAGCAGACGCTCGCGGAGTACGGCGAGGAGCAGTTCATGCTCTGGCGCCGGAGCTTCGACACCCCGCCGCCGCCGCTGGACGACGCCGACCCCTACTCCCAGTCCGGCGACCCGCGGTACGCCGACCTCGGTGAGGAGCTCCCCCGCACCGAGTGCCTCAAGGACGTCATCGCCCGGTTCCTGCCCTACTGGGACGGCGAGATCGTGCCGGACCTGAAGGCCGGACGCACCGTCCTGGTCGCCGCGCACGGCAACAGCCTGCGCGCCCTGATCAAGCACCTGGACCAGATCAGCGACGAGGACATCGCCGGGCTCAACGTGCCCACCGGCATGCCGCTGGTATACGAGCTGGACGAGGACCTGCGCCCGATCACCCCCGGCGGCCGCTACCTCGACCCGCAGGCAGCCGCGGCCGCCGCGGCCGCGGTCGCCAACCAGGGTCGCTGA
- a CDS encoding CarD family transcriptional regulator codes for MTFTVGETVVYPNHGAAIIEDIEMRTIKGEAREYLVLRIVAQQDLVVRVPACNLDLVGVRDVVDKAGLDRVFDVLRAAHVEEPTNWSRRYKANLEKLHSGDVMKVSEVVRDLWRRERDRGLSAGEKRMLAKARQILVSELALAEHTNEDKAEAILDEVLAS; via the coding sequence ATGACTTTCACCGTTGGCGAAACGGTCGTCTACCCGAACCATGGGGCCGCAATCATCGAGGACATCGAGATGCGGACGATCAAGGGCGAGGCCCGCGAGTACCTGGTCCTGCGGATTGTGGCACAGCAGGACCTCGTCGTGCGCGTTCCTGCCTGCAACCTAGACCTGGTCGGTGTCCGCGACGTGGTGGACAAGGCTGGGCTGGACCGCGTGTTCGACGTGCTTCGTGCCGCGCACGTCGAGGAGCCGACCAACTGGTCGCGCCGCTACAAGGCTAACCTGGAGAAGCTGCACAGCGGCGACGTGATGAAGGTGTCGGAGGTCGTCCGCGACCTGTGGCGCCGTGAGCGTGACCGTGGCCTGTCGGCCGGCGAGAAGCGGATGCTGGCGAAGGCTCGCCAGATCCTGGTCTCCGAGCTGGCCCTGGCCGAGCACACCAACGAGGACAAGGCTGAGGCCATCCTCGACGAGGTGCTGGCTTCCTAG
- a CDS encoding 2-C-methyl-D-erythritol 4-phosphate cytidylyltransferase, which yields MTQDPYDVRDPYDDPQALGLVLEQGRGSLPFALIHGEALVACAAWALGDADVRLVDADLDWESIQLNEAPLVLHDPLCPMTPASFIATCVSEALATGAVVVGARPVTDTVKHVEDSVVGTTVDREALRVVCSPIVLPAQVVASLPGPPDPDFARAVSSLAAEHEVTFLEAPPEARRVASADDVAVLEALTADRPRVR from the coding sequence ATGACCCAAGATCCCTACGACGTGCGTGACCCCTACGACGACCCCCAGGCCCTGGGACTGGTCCTCGAGCAGGGCCGCGGGTCGCTGCCCTTCGCCCTCATCCACGGCGAGGCGCTGGTGGCGTGCGCCGCCTGGGCCCTGGGCGACGCCGACGTCCGGCTCGTCGACGCCGACCTGGACTGGGAGTCGATCCAGCTCAACGAGGCGCCGCTGGTGCTGCACGACCCGCTCTGCCCGATGACGCCGGCCTCGTTCATCGCCACCTGCGTCTCCGAGGCGCTCGCCACCGGCGCCGTGGTGGTGGGGGCGCGGCCCGTCACCGACACCGTCAAGCACGTCGAGGACTCGGTGGTGGGGACCACCGTGGATCGCGAGGCGCTGCGCGTCGTCTGCTCGCCGATCGTGCTGCCCGCGCAGGTCGTCGCCAGTCTGCCCGGCCCGCCGGACCCCGACTTCGCCCGCGCGGTCTCCAGCCTGGCCGCGGAGCACGAGGTGACCTTCCTCGAGGCCCCGCCCGAGGCGCGCCGGGTCGCCTCCGCCGACGACGTGGCGGTGCTGGAGGCGCTCACCGCCGATCGGCCGCGGGTGCGCTGA
- a CDS encoding IspD/TarI family cytidylyltransferase, protein MPTSAVVILGAGSGSRVGATVDGVPVNKVLLHLAGMPVLARSVRTALTVPDVRRVVVVARPGEEQLVAEALAPHLPVAGEVEVVLVTGGATRHASESAALRAVAPLVEAGEVEVVAIHDGARPLAPGELFTRTIAAAAEHGGALPVVPAVGLVGADGSAVAAGLAGVQTPQAFRAAPLLAAYAQADADGFEGTDTASSLERYQPGLRVVAVLSTSLNLKVTHPEDVALAEALLPRA, encoded by the coding sequence GTGCCCACCTCCGCAGTCGTGATCCTCGGCGCCGGCTCGGGGTCCCGGGTCGGCGCGACCGTGGACGGCGTCCCGGTCAACAAGGTGCTGCTGCACCTGGCCGGCATGCCGGTCCTGGCCCGCTCGGTGCGCACGGCGCTCACCGTCCCCGACGTACGCCGGGTGGTCGTCGTCGCCCGTCCCGGCGAGGAGCAGCTGGTGGCCGAGGCCCTCGCTCCGCACCTGCCGGTCGCCGGCGAGGTGGAGGTCGTGCTGGTCACCGGCGGCGCGACCCGGCATGCCTCGGAGTCGGCGGCGCTGCGCGCGGTGGCCCCCCTGGTCGAGGCGGGCGAGGTCGAGGTGGTCGCCATCCACGACGGCGCCCGGCCGCTGGCTCCCGGCGAGCTGTTCACCCGCACCATCGCCGCCGCCGCGGAGCACGGGGGCGCCCTGCCGGTGGTGCCCGCCGTCGGCCTGGTCGGCGCGGACGGCTCCGCGGTCGCGGCCGGGCTCGCCGGGGTGCAGACGCCCCAGGCCTTCCGCGCCGCGCCGCTGCTGGCGGCGTACGCCCAGGCCGACGCGGACGGGTTCGAGGGCACGGACACGGCGAGCTCGCTGGAGCGCTACCAGCCCGGGCTCCGGGTGGTCGCGGTCCTGTCCACCTCGCTGAACCTCAAGGTGACCCATCCCGAGGACGTCGCCCTGGCCGAGGCCCTGCTGCCGAGGGCCTGA
- a CDS encoding MFS transporter translates to MTHRSARWIDDWHPEDPDFWENGGRQVARRNLIWSIFAEHLGFSVWLIWSVSSAFLLAQGFEFTAQQLFLLVALPNLVGSLLRLPYTFAVPRFGGRNWTIVSALLLLVPTLLFAHFVQRPETPYWVFCAIAATAGFGGGNFASSMANINFFYPSAKKGAALGLNAAGGNLGVALIQLLLPVIVGGAGIFGLVKASQDGVNLERAAYVYAALAVVAALAAFLWMDNLSSAVSKPREQLQVVKNRQTWVMSFLYVGTFGSFIGYSAAMPLLIKINFWVPEPAPLGTGIFFAYYAFLGAGVGSITRPFGGWLADRLGGARVTLAAFAGLVVFTLAVLWTLTQLTPNPTADPAIALDNKSWFGWFLGFFLCIFACTGIGNGSTYKMIPSIFRIAAEQATTPHTAERTAALHEATKQSSAAIGVIGAVGAIGGFLIPLAFSAPWVEDPMSATKGAFVVFTGFYLACAAVTYGVFLRRRSGVTSLASASV, encoded by the coding sequence ATGACCCACCGCAGCGCCCGCTGGATCGACGACTGGCACCCCGAGGACCCCGACTTCTGGGAGAACGGCGGCCGTCAGGTCGCCCGACGCAACCTGATCTGGTCGATCTTCGCCGAGCACCTGGGGTTCTCGGTGTGGCTGATCTGGAGCGTCTCCTCGGCGTTCCTGCTCGCCCAGGGTTTCGAGTTCACCGCCCAGCAGCTGTTCCTGCTGGTGGCGCTGCCCAACCTGGTCGGCTCCCTGCTGCGGCTGCCCTACACCTTCGCCGTGCCCCGCTTCGGCGGGCGCAACTGGACCATCGTCAGCGCGCTGCTGCTGCTGGTGCCGACGCTGCTCTTCGCCCACTTCGTGCAGCGGCCGGAGACGCCGTACTGGGTGTTCTGCGCGATCGCGGCGACCGCCGGCTTCGGCGGCGGCAACTTCGCCTCCTCGATGGCGAACATCAACTTCTTCTACCCCTCGGCCAAGAAGGGCGCGGCGCTGGGCCTCAACGCGGCCGGCGGCAACCTCGGGGTGGCCCTGATCCAGCTGCTGCTGCCGGTGATCGTGGGCGGCGCCGGGATCTTCGGACTGGTCAAGGCCAGCCAGGACGGCGTCAACCTGGAGCGCGCCGCCTACGTGTACGCCGCGCTGGCCGTGGTCGCCGCGCTCGCCGCGTTCCTGTGGATGGACAACCTGAGCTCCGCGGTCTCCAAGCCGCGCGAGCAGCTGCAGGTGGTGAAGAACCGCCAGACCTGGGTGATGTCGTTCCTCTACGTCGGCACCTTCGGCTCCTTCATCGGCTACTCCGCGGCGATGCCGCTGCTCATCAAGATCAACTTCTGGGTGCCGGAGCCGGCGCCGCTGGGCACCGGCATCTTCTTCGCCTACTACGCCTTCCTGGGCGCGGGCGTCGGCTCGATCACCCGCCCCTTCGGCGGCTGGCTCGCCGACCGGCTCGGCGGGGCGCGGGTGACGTTGGCGGCGTTCGCGGGACTCGTGGTGTTCACCCTGGCGGTGCTGTGGACCCTGACCCAGCTCACCCCCAACCCGACCGCGGACCCCGCCATCGCCCTGGACAACAAGTCCTGGTTCGGCTGGTTCCTGGGCTTCTTCCTGTGCATCTTCGCCTGCACCGGCATCGGCAACGGGTCGACGTACAAGATGATCCCCTCGATCTTCCGGATCGCCGCGGAGCAGGCGACCACCCCGCACACCGCGGAGCGGACCGCCGCCCTGCACGAGGCCACCAAGCAGTCCTCGGCCGCCATCGGCGTGATCGGTGCGGTGGGGGCCATCGGCGGCTTCCTGATCCCGCTGGCCTTCTCGGCCCCGTGGGTCGAGGACCCGATGTCGGCGACCAAGGGCGCCTTCGTGGTCTTCACCGGGTTCTACCTCGCCTGCGCCGCCGTCACCTACGGCGTGTTCCTGCGCCGCCGCTCGGGCGTGACCAGCCTGGCCAGCGCGAGCGTCTGA
- a CDS encoding molybdopterin oxidoreductase family protein, protein MTSVTTHCPYCSLQCGMRLTGRRSLEVSAWEEFEVNEGKLCRKGWSAAGLHGSRERLTTPLLRDRATGEFRAVGWDEALDLVAARIGALQAVHGSDAVAVFGGGGLTNEKAYQLGKFARAVLRTSQIDYNGRWCMSSAASAGTRALGLDRGLPFPLADVERTDVLVLVGSNLAETMPPAARHLDRLRERGGRVVVIDPRRTPTAERADLFVQPVPGTDLALALGVLHVLVASGAVDADYLASRTTGFAGVRDSVAAWWPERVERVTGVGADQVRELAALLASRVRAGGPGDPGERARVMVLTARGAEQHSTGSDTVLAWINVALALGQCGREYAGYGCLTGQGNGQGGREHGQKADQLPGYRSITDPAARAHVAGVWGVDPESLPGKGRSAYELLMALGTEDGPKAMLVHGSNIVLSAPNAAVVAERLAALDLLVVADIVLSETAALADVVLPVTQWAEESGTMTNLEGRVILRQRAVTPPAGVRTDLEVLAGLAARLGSPVELATDPEEVFTELRAASAGGPADYSGITWQRIRDEQGVFWPCPDGPTPHPGTPRMFLERFGHPDGLARFHVVEHRGPAEVPDEDYPVHLTTGRVLAQYQSGAQTRRIRDLPDTGPFVELHPLLAMRLGTCDGEPVEVTTRRGTMVAPARVSEAIRPDTVFVPFHWAGVNRLTNDALDPASRMPEFKACAARVAVAPAVLPSGVEPVEVPA, encoded by the coding sequence ATGACGTCGGTGACCACGCACTGCCCCTACTGCTCGCTGCAGTGCGGCATGCGGCTGACGGGGCGTCGCAGCCTGGAGGTCTCGGCCTGGGAGGAGTTCGAGGTCAACGAGGGCAAGCTGTGCCGCAAGGGCTGGAGCGCCGCCGGCCTGCACGGCAGCCGGGAGCGGCTCACCACCCCGCTGCTGCGGGACCGGGCGACCGGGGAGTTCCGGGCCGTCGGGTGGGACGAGGCGCTCGACCTGGTGGCGGCGCGGATCGGTGCGCTGCAGGCCGTCCACGGCTCAGACGCGGTGGCCGTGTTCGGCGGCGGTGGGCTGACCAACGAGAAGGCCTACCAGCTGGGCAAGTTCGCCCGCGCGGTGCTCCGCACCAGCCAGATCGACTACAACGGGCGGTGGTGCATGTCGTCGGCCGCCTCGGCCGGTACCCGGGCGCTGGGCCTGGACCGCGGGCTGCCGTTCCCGCTGGCCGACGTGGAGCGCACCGACGTGCTGGTGCTGGTGGGGTCCAACCTGGCCGAGACCATGCCGCCCGCGGCCCGGCACCTGGACCGGCTGCGCGAGCGCGGCGGCCGGGTCGTGGTCATCGACCCCCGTCGTACGCCGACCGCGGAGCGCGCTGACCTCTTCGTGCAGCCCGTGCCGGGCACCGACCTGGCCCTGGCGCTCGGCGTGCTGCACGTGCTGGTCGCCTCGGGCGCGGTCGACGCCGACTACCTCGCCTCCCGGACCACCGGGTTCGCAGGCGTCCGGGACTCGGTGGCCGCGTGGTGGCCGGAGCGGGTCGAGCGGGTCACCGGGGTGGGGGCCGACCAGGTGCGCGAGCTGGCCGCGCTGCTCGCCTCCCGGGTGCGCGCCGGTGGTCCCGGCGACCCGGGCGAGCGGGCTCGGGTGATGGTGCTGACGGCACGCGGGGCCGAGCAGCACAGCACCGGCTCGGACACGGTGCTGGCCTGGATCAACGTGGCGCTGGCCCTGGGCCAGTGCGGCCGGGAGTACGCCGGCTACGGCTGCCTCACCGGCCAGGGCAACGGGCAGGGTGGCCGCGAGCACGGGCAGAAGGCCGACCAGCTGCCCGGCTACCGCTCGATCACCGACCCCGCCGCCCGGGCGCACGTGGCCGGCGTCTGGGGGGTGGACCCGGAGTCCCTGCCCGGCAAGGGCCGCTCCGCCTACGAGCTGCTGATGGCGCTCGGCACCGAGGACGGTCCGAAGGCGATGCTGGTGCACGGCTCCAACATCGTGCTCTCCGCGCCCAACGCGGCGGTGGTGGCCGAGCGGCTGGCCGCCCTGGACCTGTTGGTGGTGGCCGACATCGTGCTCTCGGAGACCGCGGCCCTGGCCGACGTGGTGCTCCCGGTGACCCAGTGGGCCGAGGAGAGCGGCACCATGACCAACCTGGAGGGCCGGGTGATCCTGCGCCAGCGGGCGGTCACCCCGCCGGCCGGGGTCCGCACCGACCTGGAGGTGCTGGCCGGCCTCGCGGCCCGCCTCGGCAGCCCGGTCGAGCTCGCGACCGACCCCGAGGAGGTCTTCACCGAGCTCCGGGCAGCGTCGGCGGGAGGGCCCGCTGACTACTCCGGCATCACCTGGCAGCGGATCCGCGACGAGCAGGGGGTGTTCTGGCCCTGCCCGGACGGCCCGACGCCGCATCCCGGGACGCCGCGGATGTTCCTCGAGCGGTTCGGCCATCCCGACGGTCTGGCTCGTTTCCACGTGGTCGAGCACCGCGGACCGGCCGAGGTCCCCGACGAGGACTATCCGGTGCACCTGACCACCGGCCGGGTGCTCGCGCAGTACCAGTCGGGCGCCCAGACCCGGCGGATCCGGGACCTCCCCGACACCGGACCCTTCGTCGAGCTGCACCCGCTGCTCGCCATGCGGCTCGGGACCTGCGACGGAGAGCCCGTCGAGGTCACCACCAGGCGCGGGACGATGGTCGCGCCCGCACGGGTCAGCGAGGCGATCCGCCCCGACACCGTCTTCGTGCCCTTCCACTGGGCCGGGGTCAACCGGCTCACCAACGACGCCCTGGACCCCGCGTCTCGGATGCCGGAGTTCAAGGCCTGCGCGGCGCGGGTCGCGGTGGCTCCTGCCGTCCTCCCCAGCGGGGTGGAACCGGTGGAGGTGCCGGCATGA
- a CDS encoding FAD-dependent oxidoreductase, whose amino-acid sequence MSERLVVVGAGMAATRLVEGLVAGGYDGHVTVLGDEEHPPYNRILLSAVLEGSHRPDTLTLRGPDWFIEHGVDLRLGTRVAELDRAGEVVLVDGSRLPWDRLVLATGSIPTLPPIRGLVRVDGQLHESVHAFRSMADCDRLLAALSGSLPGRAVVVGGGLLGLQVARALAVRGVAGEVVEGTTHLLSGQLGEAAGKVLARDLRRLGTDVYTGVRAVRLTEEGLRLDNGVDLPADLVVLTAGGRPSTALARRAGLMVRRGVVVGRHLESVTDDRVHALGDCAEHRGRLTGFVAPAWEQARVLAEHLCGAAAAYDGSRTVARLRATGLEVAVLGDPEHTEGDVVEMTNPVQGTYRKLVVRGGVIEAATLVGDLSCVGLVTQLFDRRTVLGPAEPGALLLPQAPAVPVTLPDDVEVCACAGVSAGTIRACAGLGEVRAATRATTGCGGCEGVVRGLLAEAVPA is encoded by the coding sequence ATGAGCGAACGGCTGGTGGTGGTGGGCGCCGGGATGGCCGCGACCCGGCTGGTGGAGGGCCTCGTCGCCGGCGGGTACGACGGCCACGTCACCGTGCTCGGCGACGAGGAGCACCCGCCGTACAACCGGATCCTGCTCTCCGCGGTGCTGGAGGGCAGCCACCGCCCGGACACCCTGACGCTGCGCGGCCCCGACTGGTTCATCGAGCACGGGGTGGACCTGCGGCTCGGCACCCGGGTCGCCGAGCTCGACCGCGCCGGTGAGGTGGTGCTGGTCGACGGCAGCCGGCTGCCCTGGGACCGGCTGGTGCTGGCCACCGGGTCCATCCCGACGCTGCCGCCGATCCGCGGCCTGGTCCGGGTGGACGGCCAGCTGCACGAGTCGGTGCACGCCTTCCGCTCGATGGCCGACTGCGACCGGCTGCTGGCGGCCCTGTCCGGCTCCCTGCCCGGTCGGGCGGTGGTGGTGGGCGGGGGACTGCTCGGCCTGCAGGTGGCCCGGGCGCTCGCGGTGCGCGGCGTGGCGGGCGAGGTCGTGGAGGGCACCACGCACCTGCTGTCCGGGCAGCTGGGCGAGGCCGCCGGGAAGGTGCTGGCCCGCGACCTGCGCCGCCTCGGCACCGACGTCTACACCGGGGTCCGCGCGGTGCGGCTGACCGAGGAGGGCCTGCGCCTGGACAACGGCGTCGACCTCCCCGCCGACCTGGTGGTGCTCACCGCCGGCGGCCGCCCCTCCACCGCGCTGGCCCGGCGCGCCGGGCTGATGGTGCGCCGCGGCGTCGTGGTGGGCCGGCACCTGGAGTCGGTGACCGACGACCGGGTGCACGCGCTGGGCGACTGCGCCGAGCACCGCGGCCGGCTGACCGGCTTCGTGGCGCCCGCGTGGGAGCAGGCCCGGGTGCTGGCCGAGCACCTGTGCGGCGCGGCCGCTGCGTACGACGGGTCGCGGACCGTGGCGCGACTGCGCGCCACCGGGCTGGAGGTCGCGGTGCTGGGGGACCCGGAGCACACCGAGGGCGACGTGGTGGAGATGACCAACCCGGTCCAGGGGACCTACCGCAAGCTCGTGGTGCGCGGCGGCGTGATCGAGGCGGCCACCCTGGTGGGGGACCTGTCGTGCGTCGGGCTGGTCACCCAGCTCTTCGACCGACGTACCGTGCTGGGACCGGCGGAGCCTGGCGCGCTGCTGCTGCCGCAGGCGCCCGCAGTGCCGGTGACGCTGCCCGACGACGTGGAGGTCTGCGCCTGCGCGGGGGTCAGCGCCGGGACGATCCGGGCCTGCGCCGGCCTGGGCGAGGTCCGGGCAGCCACCCGGGCCACCACCGGCTGCGGCGGGTGCGAGGGCGTGGTGCGGGGGCTGCTGGCGGAGGCGGTGCCGGCCTGA
- the soxR gene encoding redox-sensitive transcriptional activator SoxR produces MDPRDQMLIGDVVARSGFAASALRYYEDQGLVFSTRSPGGQRRYERSVLRRLAFIRAASNVGLSLEEVRDELARLPSNRNPTKADWQRISRHWRGRLEEQIAALERLRDGLDSCIGCGCLSLRRCAFSNPEDVAAQSEESPGAAYLPRVLRRPGPRARL; encoded by the coding sequence ATGGACCCGCGGGACCAGATGCTGATCGGTGACGTGGTGGCGCGCAGCGGCTTCGCCGCCTCGGCGCTGCGCTACTACGAGGACCAGGGGCTGGTCTTCTCCACCCGCTCCCCCGGCGGGCAGCGCCGCTACGAGCGCAGCGTGCTGCGGCGGCTGGCATTCATTCGCGCCGCCTCGAACGTGGGCCTCTCCCTGGAGGAGGTCCGCGACGAGCTCGCCCGGCTGCCCAGCAACCGCAACCCCACCAAGGCCGACTGGCAGCGGATCTCCCGGCACTGGCGAGGAAGGCTGGAGGAGCAGATCGCAGCCCTGGAGCGGCTGCGCGACGGGCTGGACTCCTGCATCGGCTGTGGCTGCCTGAGCCTGCGCCGGTGCGCCTTCTCCAACCCCGAGGACGTCGCCGCGCAGTCCGAGGAGAGCCCGGGGGCGGCGTACCTGCCTCGGGTGCTGCGCCGCCCCGGCCCCCGCGCCCGCTTGTAA